The following are encoded in a window of Leptodactylus fuscus isolate aLepFus1 chromosome 9, aLepFus1.hap2, whole genome shotgun sequence genomic DNA:
- the P4HTM gene encoding transmembrane prolyl 4-hydroxylase, whose protein sequence is MEAAGTGAPGIGGSCPGEEPPPPIRDRLAGIQKGNSVCSRSYFVVVMVFVHVYILNVIALLLYVYYSNGSQNGADTAGGPSPAATSSSSSSSSSAASSSSTPAPEHRAHLRHEGDGGPYSYLPRLEGIKVGYKQRIELVSNKMHEMKTLSLKPLLFEIPNFLTEQECKLLIHLSQLKGLQASQILPVDGYKEAMENLEISKADIFNLLDHNQDGQLQIKEVLTHSRLGNGRWMTPENIREMYTAVKADPDGNGVLSLEEFKKLNLRDFHKYLGNREITMNDLVRNSQHTWLYQGEGAHQVLRSIRQRVIRLTRLPLDVVENSEPLQVVRYDTGGHYHAHMDSGPVFPETACAHTKLTTNETAAFETSCRYVTVLFYLNNVTGGGETTFPIADNRTYEEMSLIQNDIDLRDTRKHCDKGNLRIKPRQGTAVFWYNYLSDGKGWVGDVDEFALHGGCLVTEGIKWIANNWINVDPNKARQLWFQQEMARYAKDDHESQKEWTVDKSYKDIHVDL, encoded by the exons ATGGAGGCGGCGGGGACCGGAGCCCCGGGGATCGGGGGGAGCTGCCCGGGCGAGGAGCCCCCGCCACCCATCCGGGACAGGCTAGCCGGGATCCAGAAGGGCAACAGCGTGTGCTCCCGCTCCTACTTCGTGGTGGTCATGGTCTTCGTGCACGTCTATATCCTGAATGTCATCGCGCTGCTGCTCTACGTCTACTACAGCAACGGCAGCCAGAACGGAGCGGACACGGCGGGGGGACCGAGCCCGGCCGCCacctccagcagcagcagcagcagcagcagcgccgcctcctcctcctccacaccgGCCCCGGAGCACAGAGCTCACCTCAGGCACGAGGGGGACGGCGGGCCCTACAGCTACCTGCCCCGGCTGGAGGGCATCAAG GTTGGCTATAAACAGAGGATTGAATTGGTCAGCAACAAAATGCATGAGATGAAGACGCTGAGCCTAAAGCCCCTTCTGTTTG AAATCCCCAACTTTTTGACAGAACAAGAGTGCAAGCTCCTCATCCATCTGTCTCAGTTAAAGGGACTCCAAGCCAGTCAAATTCTACCGGTGGACGGCTACAAGGAAGCCATGGAGAACCTAGAGATAAGCAAGGCGGACATCTTTAATCTATTAGATCACAATCAGGACGGGCAGCTGCAGATCAAAGAG GTATTAACCCATTCCCGCCTGGGGAACGGCAGGTGGATGACGCCGGAGAATATTCGGGAAATGTATACAGCGGTTAAAGCCGACCCCGATGGAAACG GTGTCCTCAGTCTGGAGGAATTCAAGAAGCTAAATCTAAGGGACTTCCACAAATACCTGGGCAACCGAGAAATCACCATGAATGACCTGGTGAGGAACAGTCAGCACACGTGGCTGTACCAGGGAGAGGGCGCGCACCAGGTGCTCAGGTCCATACGGCAGAG AGTCATCAGGTTGACCCGTCTGCCCCTGGACGTGGTGGAGAACAGTGAGCCCCTGCAGGTAGTGAGGTACGACACCGGCGGGCACTACCATGCCCATATGGACAGCGGGCCAGTGTTTCCAGAGACAGCCTGCGCACATACCAAGCTAACAACCAATGAAACCGCAGCATTCGAGACTTCCTGTCG GTACGTCACCGTTCTCTTCTATCTGAACAATGTCACCGGGGGCGGAGAGACGACGTTTCCCATCGCCGATAACCGGACCTATGAAGAGATG TCTTTAATCCAGAATGACATTGACCTGAGAGACACGCGGAAACATTGTGACAAGGGGAACTTGAGAATTAAGCCCCGGCAAGGAACAGCCGTCTTCTGGTACAATTACTTGTCTGATGGTAAAG GCTGGGTAGGGGATGTGGATGAGTTTGCTCTCCACGGCGGCTGTCTCGTAACTGAAGGAATCAAATGGATCGCCAACAACTGGATTAACGTTGACCCCAACAAGGCACGACAGCTGTGGTTCCAACAGGAGATGGCCCGATACGCCAAAGATGACCACGAGAGCCAGAAGGAGTGGACAGTGGATAAGTCATACAAGGACATCCATGTGGATCTGTAA
- the LOC142218543 gene encoding secreted frizzled-related protein 5-like yields MSTWLCRYPGRPGSRWQLLFLLCFWSAGTHAIYVDFVSSSSRCMTIPRQMPLCYGIGYTEMRIPNLLEHETMAEVIQQSSSWLPLLARECHPDARIFLCSLFAPICLEGDRIIKPCRSLCQAVRNSCAPIMACYGYPWPEILKCEQFPIDHGMCISTISNDTNTKGRTVPRASCRDCELDDASSAREILDTFCVNDFAAKVRITKRNMSSSSVSDFDMDSRVDVLKHGPLPRGDIFPRLQQWLDLDATCVQNIMRGTRTGTYVISGDVREDKIVVHNAYAWQKRNKNLNVAVKKWKHHRCRL; encoded by the exons ATGAGTACGTGGCTCTGCAGATACCCGGGACGTCCGGGCTCCAGGTGGCAGCTGctctttttgctgtgtttttggagCGCCGGCACTCACGCCATATATGTGGACTTTGTCAGCAGCTCATCCAGGTGTATGACCATCCCCAGGCAAATGCCCCTGTGTTATGGCATTGGGTATACGGAGATGAGGATCCCTAACCTGCTGGAGCACGAGACCATGGCAGAGGTCATACAGCAATCCTCCAGCTGGCTGCCGCTGCTGGCGCGTGAGTGTCACCCGGACGCTAGGATCTTCTTGTGCTCGCTCTTCGCACCGATATGTCTGGAAGG AGACCGAATCATAAAGCCATGCCGAAGCCTGTGCCAAGCGGTGAGGAACAGCTGTGCCCCCATCATGGCCTGTTATGGCTACCCCTGGCCAGAGATACTGAAGTGTGAACAGTTTCCTATCGATCATGGGATGTGCATCTCCACAATTTCCAATGACACAAACACCAAGGGAAGGA CCGTGCCCCGCGCCAGCTGCAGGGACTGTGAGTTAGATGACGCCAGCTCTGCCAGGGAGATACTGGATACGTTCTGTGTTAATGATTTTG CCGCCAAGGTCCGTATCACGAAGAGGAATATGTCATCCAGCTCGGTGTCTGACTTTGACATGGATTCCAGAGTGGACGTCCTAAAGCACGGGCCGCTCCCCCGGGGCGACATCTTCCCCCGACTCCAGCAGTGGCTAGACCTGGACGCTACCTGTGTGCAGAACATAATGCGGGGCACCCGGACGGGCACTTATGTCATCAGCGGGGACGTGCGAGAAGACAAGATCGTGGTGCACAACGCCTACGCCTGGCAGAAGAGGAACAAGAACCTGAACGTCGCCGTGAAGAAATGGAAGCATCACCGATGCCGATTGTAG